One part of the Lotus japonicus ecotype B-129 chromosome 2, LjGifu_v1.2 genome encodes these proteins:
- the LOC130738177 gene encoding trihelix transcription factor GT-3a-like yields the protein MEGKMSQGGVAQGGASFGGFDLPGAMPIHRHTQHSHTMNQHQTHACQGSSVRPSNHDGFPLTMGTLQNCDQPMSMPEFNQGDRNKNSASEEDEPSYAEEGVDGHHHEASRGKKGSPWQRVKWTDKMVRLLITAVSYIGDDSTSDVGSGGRRKFPVLQKKGKWKSVSKVMAERGYHVSPQQCEDKFNDLNKRYKRLNDMLGRGTSCQVVENPALLDLIDYLSEKEKDDVRKILSSKQLFYEEMCSYHNGNRLHLPHDLALQRSLQLALRNRDDFENDDIRRSYDDDHDEDDQDIGTDDHDDLEENYASHGESRGIFGGLGTSTKRLKQGESQEGAATFGNSLKSHGPMVQSDANQALPESMRAAWLQKQWIESRSLQLEEQKLQIQAEMLELEKQRLKWQRFSKKKDRELEKMKLENERMKLENERIALELKRKEIGTGFN from the coding sequence ATGGAAGGGAAGATGTCACAGGGAGGTGTAGCTCAAGGTGGGGCTTCTTTTGGTGGTTTTGATTTGCCTGGAGCAATGCCGATTCATCGTCACACACAGCACTCGCATACCATGAACCAACATCAAACTCATGCTTGCCAAGGGTCTTCAGTGCGTCCCTCAAATCATGATGGTTTTCCTCTTACCATGGGAACCCTGCAGAACTGTGATCAGCCTATGTCAATGCCAGAGTTTAATCAgggagatagaaacaaaaactcAGCAAGTGAGGAAGATGAGCCGAGCTATGCTGAGGAAGGTGTCGATGGTCATCATCATGAAGCGAGTAGAGGGAAAAAGGGGTCGCCTTGGCAGCGGGTGAAGTGGACTGATAAGATGGTGAGGCTTCTGATAACAGCTGTGTCTTATATAGGCGACGATTCAACTTCTGATGTTGGCAGCGGAGGACGAAGAAAATTTCCAGTCCTGCAGAAAAAGGGTAAGTGGAAATCTGTTTCCAAGGTCATGGCTGAAAGAGGTTATCATGTTTCCCCTCAGCAGTGTGAGGATAAATTTAATGATCTTAATAAAAGGTATAAAAGGCTTAATGATATGCTTGGGAGAGGCACGTCGTGTCAGGTTGTTGAAAATCCTGCTCTGTTGGATTTAATAGATTATCTTtctgagaaagaaaaggatgaTGTTCGGAAAATATTAAGCTCAAAGCAGCTCTTTTATGAAGAGATGTGTTCTTACCACAATGGTAATAGATTGCATTTACCCCATGATCTTGCATTGCAACGATCGCTACAGTTAGCTCTCCGAAATAGAGATGACTTCGAAAATGATGATATCAGAAGGTCCTATGATGATGATCATGATGAAGATGACCAAGATATCGGAACCGATGATCATGACGACCTTGAAGAGAATTATGCTTCTCATGGAGAGAGTAGAGGAATCTTTGGGGGATTGGGGACATCTACAAAAAGACTTAAACAAGGAGAAAGCCAAGAAGGTGCTGCTACTTTTGGGAATTCTTTAAAGAGTCATGGACCGATGGTCCAATCTGATGCCAATCAAGCTTTACCTGAAAGCATGAGAGCGGCTTGGTTACAGAAGCAATGGATTGAATCTCGGTCACTTCAGTTAGAAGAACAGAAGCTACAGATTCAGGCTGAGATGCTAGAACTAGAGAAACAAAGATTGAAGTGGCAGAGGTTTAGTAAGAAAAAAGACCGGgagttggagaagatgaagctggAGAATGAAAGAATGAAGCTAGAAAATGAACGTATCGCTTTAGAACTAAAGCGTAAGGAAATTGGCACTGGCTTTAACTAG